In a single window of the Luteolibacter yonseiensis genome:
- a CDS encoding amino acid ABC transporter ATP-binding protein, with protein MKLEVKGLTKCYGATHAADGLTLFVGSARVLVLIGPSGGGKSTLLRLLGGLETPDSGKVEINGRQLGTDAPSLQAYRRKNGFLFQQFNLFPHLTARQNISLPLEKVHGHSPAKSAETATRALDRFGLLAHADKLPTQLSGGQQQRVGIARAVAHQPEVLFLDEPTSALDPEMTAEVLELIQELAEAGQDIILSTHEMGFARAVADHVAFVSAGKIEELAPPAELFGNPRSAICQKFLSRVMRY; from the coding sequence ATGAAACTTGAAGTCAAGGGGCTGACAAAATGCTACGGCGCGACCCACGCGGCGGACGGGCTCACGCTCTTCGTCGGCAGCGCTCGGGTGCTGGTGCTCATCGGCCCGTCCGGCGGAGGGAAGAGCACCCTGCTGCGCTTGCTCGGCGGGCTGGAGACGCCGGACTCCGGGAAAGTGGAGATCAACGGCAGGCAGCTTGGGACCGATGCCCCCTCGCTCCAGGCCTATCGCCGGAAAAATGGTTTTCTCTTCCAACAGTTCAATCTCTTCCCCCACCTCACCGCCCGGCAGAACATATCCCTGCCGCTGGAGAAGGTCCACGGTCATTCTCCGGCGAAGTCCGCGGAGACCGCCACCCGCGCGCTCGACCGCTTCGGCCTGCTCGCCCATGCGGACAAGCTGCCGACCCAGCTCTCGGGAGGGCAGCAGCAACGCGTGGGCATCGCCCGCGCCGTCGCCCATCAACCGGAGGTTCTGTTCCTGGACGAGCCTACCTCGGCGCTTGATCCGGAAATGACGGCGGAAGTGCTTGAATTGATCCAGGAGCTTGCCGAAGCCGGGCAGGACATCATCCTGAGCACCCATGAAATGGGCTTCGCCCGTGCCGTGGCCGACCATGTCGCCTTTGTGTCCGCCGGAAAAATCGAAGAACTCGCCCCCCCTGCGGAGCTTTTCGGCAATCCCCGGTCCGCGATTTGTCAGAAATTTCTGTCGCGGGTGATGCGCTACTGA
- a CDS encoding dihydroneopterin aldolase: MDTIEIRRLRVITHIGVPDEERSSPQVLLVTLRMIPTSGFDALGDDISRTINYYDVSLEIEALAAARPRQLIETLATDIARHLLDNHPLKRVAVTIEKHILPNTECVAVHIERER; encoded by the coding sequence ATGGACACCATCGAAATACGCCGTCTCCGGGTCATCACCCATATCGGAGTGCCGGATGAGGAGCGCTCGAGCCCCCAGGTTCTGCTCGTGACGTTGCGCATGATTCCGACCTCAGGCTTCGACGCGCTGGGAGACGACATTTCCCGCACCATCAATTACTACGATGTCTCGCTGGAAATCGAGGCCCTCGCAGCCGCCAGACCCCGCCAACTGATCGAAACGCTCGCCACCGACATCGCCCGGCACCTTCTGGACAATCATCCGCTGAAGCGCGTCGCGGTCACCATTGAAAAACACATCCTGCCCAATACCGAATGCGTCGCGGTGCACATCGAGCGTGAGCGTTGA
- a CDS encoding NUDIX domain-containing protein, which yields MFRNLIFDWSGTLVDDLGPVIEATNAVLGRYEIAALDREGFRRAFRLPYREFYADLLPGIPLEELEAHFRPAFDAAVTPVTVLPHAREKLEWCAALGIRCFVLTSMDSLAFERQMDDFGFRKHFEATYSGVLDKREIIHRILETHGLDPAETAFVGDMTHDVETARHGGISSIAVLTGYNHAEILAAVRPDITVPDLGVLRDLFDRRRGISRPIATVGALVFDESNRILLVRTHKWGNRWGIPGGKIERGETSIAALEREISEETGLSLTDIRFALAQDCIDSPEFMRPEHFLLLNYTARATGTDVVLNDEAEEFRWLSPAEALAMDLNQPTRTLIKEVALKGG from the coding sequence ATGTTCCGCAATCTCATCTTCGACTGGTCCGGCACGCTGGTGGACGACCTCGGCCCTGTCATCGAGGCGACCAACGCGGTGCTCGGCAGATATGAAATCGCCGCGCTTGACCGCGAGGGATTCCGCCGTGCGTTCCGCCTGCCCTACCGGGAGTTCTATGCGGACCTGCTTCCGGGCATTCCTCTGGAGGAATTGGAAGCCCATTTCCGCCCGGCATTCGATGCCGCCGTCACCCCCGTCACCGTGCTGCCGCATGCCCGGGAAAAGCTGGAATGGTGCGCCGCGCTTGGCATCCGCTGCTTCGTGCTCACCTCCATGGACAGTCTGGCATTCGAACGCCAGATGGATGATTTCGGTTTCCGCAAGCACTTCGAAGCCACCTACTCGGGCGTGCTCGACAAGCGGGAGATCATCCACCGCATCCTCGAAACCCATGGCTTGGACCCCGCCGAGACCGCCTTCGTCGGCGACATGACCCATGACGTGGAAACCGCGCGACATGGCGGTATCTCCTCCATTGCGGTGCTGACCGGCTACAATCACGCGGAGATCCTCGCCGCCGTAAGGCCGGACATCACCGTGCCGGATCTGGGCGTCCTGCGTGACCTGTTTGACCGCCGGCGCGGCATTTCCCGCCCGATCGCCACCGTTGGCGCGCTGGTTTTTGACGAATCGAACCGCATCCTCCTCGTCCGCACGCACAAGTGGGGGAACCGCTGGGGCATCCCGGGAGGCAAGATCGAACGCGGGGAAACTTCCATCGCCGCGCTGGAACGTGAAATTTCGGAGGAAACGGGCCTCTCGCTGACGGACATCCGATTCGCCCTCGCGCAGGATTGCATCGACTCGCCGGAATTCATGCGCCCGGAGCATTTCCTGCTTCTCAACTACACCGCCCGGGCCACCGGCACGGACGTGGTTCTCAATGACGAGGCCGAGGAATTCCGCTGGCTCTCCCCCGCCGAAGCCCTCGCCATGGATCTCAACCAACCCACGCGCACCCTCATCAAGGAGGTGGCGCTCAAAGGAGGCTGA
- a CDS encoding DUF721 domain-containing protein, producing the protein MKKTPPRPGSIREEILREWRGAEEPADLNAGIHLAGKFVAAILRSAGAEDGLHEDEVRATWKDLAGDFIAAHTEPLSVKGGNLVLRVTQPALRFQLEQMKPMLFKRIREQLGENKIRSIKFQLG; encoded by the coding sequence ATGAAAAAAACGCCGCCGCGCCCCGGCAGTATCCGTGAGGAGATCCTCAGGGAGTGGCGCGGTGCCGAAGAACCCGCGGACCTGAACGCCGGAATCCATCTTGCCGGAAAATTCGTGGCGGCCATCCTGCGCTCCGCCGGGGCGGAGGACGGATTGCACGAGGACGAGGTCCGTGCGACCTGGAAGGACCTCGCCGGGGATTTCATCGCCGCTCATACCGAGCCGCTTTCCGTGAAAGGCGGCAATCTCGTGCTCCGTGTCACCCAGCCCGCCCTGCGGTTCCAACTGGAACAGATGAAACCGATGCTTTTCAAGCGCATCCGCGAACAACTCGGGGAGAACAAGATCAGATCCATCAAATTCCAGCTCGGATAG
- a CDS encoding ferredoxin: MADREDKNVENVPGKFYVDSQCIDCDLCRETAPDNFTRADDEGYSYVFKQPTTPEELSLSREAMEGCPVEAIGEDGEG; encoded by the coding sequence ATGGCTGACCGCGAAGACAAGAATGTGGAAAACGTGCCCGGCAAGTTCTATGTGGACAGCCAGTGCATCGATTGTGACCTCTGCCGTGAGACAGCACCGGACAACTTCACCCGTGCGGATGACGAGGGTTATTCCTATGTGTTCAAGCAGCCGACCACTCCCGAGGAACTCAGCCTCTCGCGCGAAGCGATGGAAGGCTGCCCGGTGGAAGCGATCGGTGAGGACGGAGAAGGCTGA
- a CDS encoding amino acid ABC transporter permease translates to MSRRQMIANVLVGFALAVSFGWLCTAVFAVLGNQTDWSKAWEYRGTLWRGWLVTLGISFSALVGSTFFGLLFMLGQRSPLVVVRWACRAFLEFVRDTPLLVHLLFGYFVIFAPLLSRPLGERGFDDKLLIGILLLSIFEGAYLGEILRGGVESIPKAQWESARAVGFSRVQIYRYVIFPQALRRVLPAVAGLFVSLIKDSSLLNVIGVAEYFYNTKNFISRSYAGLEGYVPLAVGYLILTLPVAWLSHWLEKRFRHET, encoded by the coding sequence ATGTCACGCCGCCAGATGATCGCCAATGTCCTCGTCGGTTTCGCTCTGGCGGTTTCGTTCGGCTGGCTCTGCACGGCGGTGTTCGCGGTGCTGGGAAATCAAACGGACTGGTCGAAGGCCTGGGAATACCGCGGAACGTTGTGGCGCGGCTGGTTGGTGACGCTGGGGATTTCGTTTTCGGCGCTCGTCGGAAGCACCTTTTTCGGACTGCTCTTCATGCTTGGCCAGCGTTCGCCCCTGGTGGTGGTCCGTTGGGCGTGCCGGGCGTTTCTGGAATTCGTGAGGGACACTCCGCTGTTGGTCCATCTGTTGTTCGGCTACTTCGTGATCTTCGCCCCGCTGCTTTCGCGGCCGTTGGGCGAGCGCGGGTTTGATGACAAGCTGCTCATCGGCATCCTGTTGCTCTCCATCTTCGAGGGGGCCTATCTCGGGGAAATCCTGCGCGGCGGCGTGGAGAGCATTCCCAAGGCCCAGTGGGAGTCCGCACGTGCGGTGGGATTCAGCCGGGTCCAGATTTACCGTTACGTGATTTTTCCCCAGGCCCTGCGGCGCGTCCTGCCGGCGGTGGCCGGCCTGTTCGTTTCCCTCATCAAGGACTCTTCCCTGCTCAATGTCATCGGTGTGGCGGAGTATTTTTATAACACCAAGAACTTCATCTCCCGTTCCTACGCCGGTCTCGAAGGCTACGTGCCGCTGGCGGTGGGCTATCTGATCCTCACCCTTCCGGTCGCCTGGCTCTCGCACTGGCTGGAAAAACGCTTCCGCCATGAAACTTGA
- the hemQ gene encoding hydrogen peroxide-dependent heme synthase, whose product MSNPEVTPLVPREGWHVMHLFYHVDHAQWSLYSDEEKRQAKTRLTELVQEIRSTPDTHLLVFSIATPKADLGFMLLTPDLQMANSYEKQLTLSLGAGVLSPAYSYLSMTESSEYTTTSAQYAEETLVAEKGLAEGSPEFVAAMKEFDERMAHYLKHRLYPVLPDWPVICFYPMAKRRNGGDNWYSLDFEARKNLMAGHARVGRTYSGRILQLITGSTGLDEYEWGVTLLAKDTIDVRHIVYEMRFDEVTARYGEFGDFYIGMQLPLDVLFRRICL is encoded by the coding sequence ATGTCCAATCCTGAAGTCACCCCGCTCGTGCCTCGCGAAGGCTGGCACGTCATGCATCTTTTCTATCATGTCGATCATGCGCAGTGGTCCCTCTACAGCGACGAGGAGAAGCGCCAGGCCAAGACCCGGCTGACCGAGCTCGTGCAGGAGATCCGCTCCACACCGGACACCCATCTGCTTGTCTTCTCCATCGCCACTCCGAAGGCGGACCTCGGCTTCATGCTTCTCACGCCGGATCTCCAGATGGCGAATTCGTATGAGAAACAGCTGACCCTCTCGCTCGGGGCGGGAGTCCTCAGCCCGGCTTATTCGTATCTCTCGATGACCGAGAGTTCCGAATACACCACCACCAGCGCACAGTATGCCGAAGAGACGCTGGTCGCCGAAAAAGGTCTCGCCGAAGGCTCGCCCGAGTTCGTCGCCGCCATGAAGGAATTTGACGAACGCATGGCCCACTATCTCAAGCATCGTCTCTATCCGGTGCTGCCGGACTGGCCGGTCATCTGTTTCTACCCGATGGCGAAACGCCGCAACGGCGGAGACAACTGGTATTCGCTCGACTTCGAGGCGCGGAAAAACCTCATGGCGGGCCACGCCCGTGTGGGCCGCACCTATTCCGGGCGCATTCTCCAGCTCATCACCGGATCGACCGGCCTGGATGAGTACGAGTGGGGGGTCACCCTGCTTGCGAAGGATACCATCGATGTCCGGCACATCGTCTATGAAATGCGCTTCGATGAGGTCACCGCCCGCTACGGCGAATTCGGGGATTTCTACATCGGCATGCAGCTTCCGTTGGACGTGCTGTTCCGGCGGATCTGCCTGTAG